A part of Cydia amplana chromosome 24, ilCydAmpl1.1, whole genome shotgun sequence genomic DNA contains:
- the LOC134659071 gene encoding zinc finger protein 260-like, with protein MQHSDCQMETQCADQIKEESSCSDNEECSMSKAVMPASLYTNHKPLCSDSAGYGVSEAEKLTDEVKKEALCSDGMTGMSESAMLAGVDTDHDVKDELVSGSKHVKEEPSSESEEYRMSEAAMLADLYADHVVKEELVLGPEHPHRPEVSLVVLDWALAVTDGFLQEPRRHTSATHPALKDCCVRLERLHHEAPALHTIQDTTHTDSEPEDEMYTTVDCERVPEPVCDLCGKKFSLKSELLKHVMTHIHTSSVEQEGTGPVVADYVFEEKPLQERVLSRDSPLAHRDGCVLLEHLQHHEALDGNDTTHTDTESDTENIYARDCIINNRRTTTSDTDNDNDNIYARDCKRKFICDLCGKKFALKAGLIKHVVIHIHKRTHTGGTIYTCALCNMKFASVWRFNAHKRTHTNERPHACGICGKRYTRASHLTRHNRYHTGEKPFSCKMCDKKYSEQDSLNTHIRSHTGAKPYSCEICKKRFAHKGSLKTHILSHTGAEPYSCETCKKRFARKGSLKRHILSHTGAKLYSCEICKKRFAQKCNLNTHIPSHTGETPYSCETCKKRFAQKGSLNTHILCHTGAKPYSCEICKKRFAHKCNLNKHIPSHTGETPYSCETCKKRFAQKGICINALKLANNKIYHLFGALISEARTPVNRFDKR; from the exons ATGCAGCATTCTGACTGTCAGATGGAGACACAGTGTGCGGATCAAATTAAAGAGGAGTCCTCATGCTCGGATAATGAGGAGTGCAGCATGAGTAAGGCAGTTATGCCGGCCAGCCTGTACACCAACCACAAGCCCTTATGTTCGGACAGTGCAGGTTATGGTGTGAGTGAGGCAGAAAAGCTAACTGATGAGGTAAAGAAGGAGGCCCTGTGTTCAGACGGCATGACTGGCATGAGCGAGTCGGCCATGCTGGCTGGTGTGGATACTGACCATGATGTAAAGGACGAGCTTGTGTCCGGATCAAAGCATGTGAAAGAAGAGCCTTCATCGGAGAGTGAAGAGTATAGAATGAGTGAGGCAGCCATGCTGGCCGACCTGTATGCTGACCATGTTGTGAAGGAAGAGTTAGTGCTGGGGCCGGAGCATCCACATCGGCCAGAAGTTTCTCTGGTAGTCCTCG ACTGGGCGCTAGCTGTCACAGACGGTTTCCTGCAGGAGCCTCGGAGGCACACCTCTGCAACGCACCCGGCACTGAAGGACTGCTGTGTAAGGCTCGAGCGCCTCCACCACGAGGCCCCGGCCTTGCACACCATACAAGACACCACTCACACTGACAGCGAACCTGAAGATGAAATGTACACTACAGTTGACTGTGAGAGAGTGCCTGAACCGGTGTGTGATCTTTGTGGCAAGAAGTTTTCTCTAAAGTCTGAGTTATTGAAGCATGTCATGACCCACATTCACACGTCTAGTGTGGAGCAAGAAGGCACCGGGCCTGTTGTCGCTGACTATG TATTTGAAGAAAAGCCGTTACAGGAGCGCGTCCTTAGTCGAGACTCTCCGCTCGCGCACCGAGACGGCTGCGTGCTGCTCGAACACCTCCAACACCACGAGGCGCTCGACGGCAACGACACTACACATACTGACACGGAATCTGATACTGAAAACATATATGCTAGAGATTGTATCATTAACAATCGCCGGACAACAACTAGTGACACAGACAATGATAATGACAATATATATGCTAGAGACTGTAAGAGAAAGTTTATATGCGATCTTTGTGGCAAAAAGTTCGCTTTGAAGGCGGGTTTAATTAAACATGTTGTAATCCATATACATAAGCGAACTCACACAGGCGGGACGATATATACGTGCGCGCTGTGTAATATGAAGTTTGCAAGTGTCTGGAGATTTAATGCACACAAACGAACACATACAAACGAGCGGCCACACGCATGTGGGATATGTGGAAAGCGGTATACACGAGCTTCTCATTTAACGAGACATAATCGGTATCACACTGGTGAAAAACCGTTCTCCTGCAAGATGTGTGATAAGAAATATTCGGAACAAGATTCTTTGAACACACACATACGAAGCCATACTGGAGCGAAGCCTTATTCTTGTgaaatctgcaaaaaacggttcgcACACAAGGGCAGTTTAAAAACACACATACTAAGCCATACTGGAGCGGAGCCTTATTCTTGCGAAACctgcaaaaaacggttcgcGCGAAAGGGCAGTTTGAAAAGACACATACTAAGCCATACTGGAGCAAAGCTATATTCTtgcgaaatctgcaaaaaacggttcgcGCAGAAGTGCAATTTGAACACACACATACCAAGCCATACTGGAGAGACGCCTTATTCTTGCGAAACctgcaaaaaacggttcgcGCAAAAGGGCAGTTTGAACACACACATATTATGCCATACTGGAGCGAAGCCTTACTCAtgcgaaatctgcaaaaaacggttcgcGCATAAGTGCAATTTGAACAAACACATACCAAGCCATACTGGAGAGACGCCTTATTCTTGCGAAACctgcaaaaaacggttcgcGCAAAAGGGCA TCTGTATAAATGCGTTGAAATTGGCTAATAATAAAATCTACCACCTGTTCGGGGCACTCATAAGCGAGGCCCGCACTCCAGTCAACAGATTTGATAAGCGATAA